One Sulfurimonas hongkongensis DNA window includes the following coding sequences:
- a CDS encoding type II toxin-antitoxin system RelE family toxin produces MISKMVTTPLSKYQIAETKTFEKVKKKIDKKLYSKIEHFVYPQLRKNPFYGTNIKKLKDDFEGYYRYRIGNYRLFYLIEGDKLIVVVVDFIHRQQAYN; encoded by the coding sequence ATGATTTCAAAAATGGTGACTACACCATTGTCTAAGTATCAGATTGCTGAAACTAAAACTTTCGAAAAAGTTAAAAAGAAAATAGATAAAAAATTATATTCAAAAATTGAACATTTTGTTTATCCTCAACTTAGAAAAAACCCTTTTTACGGAACTAATATTAAAAAACTAAAAGATGATTTCGAGGGTTATTATAGATATAGGATCGGAAACTATAGACTGTTTTATCTTATTGAGGGTGATAAGCTTATTGTAGTCGTTGTTGATTTCATACATAGACAACAAGCATACAACTAA